The following are encoded in a window of Brettanomyces bruxellensis chromosome 9, complete sequence genomic DNA:
- a CDS encoding uncharacterized protein (BUSCO:EOG09265JA7), whose amino-acid sequence MKKVAQRATEKSKKASGKPYHQDLAHSVTLAYKSYLKGLQQNQKLRLIDTFLAFLVCIGILQFIFCVLVGTFPFNGFLGGFISAVGQFVLTVSLRLQCLESNQSSFKGILPERAFGDYIFASIILHFVVIHFIN is encoded by the coding sequence ATGAAGAAGGTTGCACAAAGAGCCActgaaaaaagcaaaaaggcTTCTGGTAAGCCTTACCACCAGGATTTGGCACACTCCGTAACATTAGCATATAAGAGCTATTTAAAGGGGCTTCAGCAGAACCAAAAGTTGAGACTAATAGATACATTTTTGGCATTCTTAGTCTGCATCGGAATTTTACAGTTCATATTCTGTGTCTTGGTCGGGACTTTTCCCTTCAATGGCTTTTTAGGAGGCTTCATATCAGCTGTCGGTCAGTTTGTGCTTACCGTTTCGTTAAGATTGCAATGTCTGGAATCTAACCAGTCATCTTTTAAGGGGATCTTGCCGGAAAGGGCCTTTGGTGATTATATCTTTGCTAGTATCATACTACATTTTGTGGTGATTCACTTCATCAATTGA